The Acidobacteriota bacterium genome includes a region encoding these proteins:
- a CDS encoding CPBP family intramembrane metalloprotease, whose product MLPDTPIDPEPAAVEAAPARRRWRAWAEILLCSGYPTQLLLGAGLQAAGIAPLTVDGTLSATFVFALALGDTVVLLSLIWWLLIQGGERPRDVFLGRCPVGGEAVVGVLSVPFVVALIVVLSLAIRAFVPFLRNVPVNPLEGLLGTQTGLLAFLFVVIVAGGLREELQRAFLLHRFRHNLGSAGLGLVVTSLAFGLGHTLQGWDAAILTGALGATWGAIYLTRGSAIASIVSHSLFNCGELLRAFLR is encoded by the coding sequence GTGCTGCCAGACACCCCGATCGATCCTGAACCGGCCGCGGTCGAGGCAGCGCCCGCGCGCCGACGGTGGCGGGCGTGGGCCGAGATCCTCCTGTGCTCCGGATATCCGACGCAGTTGCTGCTCGGGGCGGGCCTGCAAGCCGCGGGCATTGCGCCCCTCACGGTCGATGGCACGCTGTCGGCGACGTTCGTCTTCGCGTTGGCGCTCGGCGATACGGTGGTGCTGCTGTCGCTGATCTGGTGGTTGCTGATTCAGGGCGGCGAGCGGCCGCGCGACGTCTTCCTCGGCCGGTGTCCCGTGGGCGGCGAAGCCGTCGTGGGGGTGCTGTCAGTGCCGTTCGTGGTGGCGCTGATCGTGGTGCTGTCGCTCGCGATCCGGGCGTTCGTGCCGTTTCTTCGCAACGTCCCGGTCAACCCATTGGAGGGACTGCTCGGGACTCAGACCGGCCTGCTGGCGTTCCTGTTTGTCGTGATCGTCGCCGGGGGACTGCGCGAGGAGTTGCAGCGGGCGTTCCTGCTGCATCGGTTCCGGCACAACCTGGGCAGCGCCGGACTCGGACTGGTCGTCACGAGCCTGGCGTTCGGCCTGGGGCACACCCTACAAGGCTGGGACGCCGCGATCCTGACCGGCGCATTGGGCGCGACGTGGGGCGCGATCTACCTGACCCGTGGCAGTGCGATCGCCTCGATCGTCAGTCACAGCCTGTTCAATTGCGGCGAGCTGCTGCGCGCGTTCCTGCGCTGA